A section of the Styela clava chromosome 9, kaStyClav1.hap1.2, whole genome shotgun sequence genome encodes:
- the LOC120343879 gene encoding uncharacterized protein LOC120343879: MFSWSPEATFDLIDAAKQVKLVEKSDSTAVRNVVVMKEVARMLVEKGYRDMDVVTVKNKWKRLKAKYNHIRTKTSQSGESSRSALNWPYFRAMHELLGSRPRVQALASMIGVDTSEPSIMRDHSFDETIAQFVAEIEVDNPDSSLLQEESEGELQQDLPQVDESVSHAPPTSSQRGRRRQSSRENYDSRTEALLRVFREESEKDRLAFASALENLTNKILEKL, translated from the exons ATGTTCAGTTGGTCACCAGAAGCGACATTCGACTTGATCGATGCTGCTAAGCAGGTTAAGCTGGTTGAGAAAAGCGACAGCACTGCGGTTAGAAATGTTGTTGTGATGAAGGAGGTGGCGAGAATGCTAGTGGAGAAGGGATATCGCGATATGGACGT TGTTACTGTGAAGAACAAGTGGAAGCGATTGAAGGCAAAATATAATCATATTAGAACAAAAACGTCACAATCTGGAGAAAGTTCTAGGTCTGCGTTGAATTGGCCATATTTTAGGGCCATGCATGAGCTTCTTGGCTCCAGACCAAGAGTGCAG gcCTTGGCCTCCATGATTGGTGTTGATACCAGCGAGCCGTCAATCATGCGAGACCATAGTTTCGACGAAACCATCGCTCAGTTTGTGGCTGAAATAGAGG TTGACAATCCAGATAGCAGTCTCCTGCAAGAAGAGTCGGAGGGCGAGTTGCAACAGGACCTGCCGCAAG TTGATGAAAGTGTCAGCCATGCTCCACCAACTTCAAGCCAGCGAGGCAGGAGGAGACAGAGTAGTAGAGAAAATTATG ATTCCAGAACTGAAGCTCTCTTGAGAGTATTTAGGGAAGAATCTGAAAAGGATAGGCTTGCCTTTGCATCAGCTTTGGagaatttgacaaataaaatattggagAAACTGTAA